From one Streptomyces sp. CA-210063 genomic stretch:
- the sucD gene encoding succinate--CoA ligase subunit alpha — translation MAIFLNKDSKVIVQGMTGATGMKHTKLMLADGTNIVGGVNPRKAGTSVDIDGTEIPVFGTVAEAIEKTGANVSVLFVPPAFAKAAVVEAIDAEIPLAVVITEGIAVHDSAAFYAYAVSQGNKTRIIGPNCPGLITPGQSNAGIIPGDITKPGRIGLVSKSGTLTYQMMYELRDIGFSSAVGIGGDPVIGTTHIDALAAFEADPDTDLIVMIGEIGGDAEERAADFIKANVKKPVVGYVAGFTAPEGKTMGHAGAIVSGSSGTAAAKKEALEAAGVKVGKTPTETAKLAREILGG, via the coding sequence ATGGCTATCTTCCTCAACAAGGACAGCAAGGTCATCGTCCAGGGCATGACCGGTGCCACGGGCATGAAGCACACCAAGCTCATGCTGGCCGACGGCACGAACATCGTCGGTGGTGTGAACCCCCGCAAGGCGGGCACGTCCGTCGACATCGACGGCACCGAGATCCCGGTCTTCGGCACGGTCGCCGAGGCGATCGAGAAGACGGGCGCCAACGTGTCCGTCCTCTTCGTACCGCCGGCCTTCGCCAAGGCCGCCGTCGTCGAGGCCATCGACGCCGAGATCCCGCTCGCGGTCGTCATCACCGAGGGCATCGCGGTCCACGACTCCGCCGCGTTCTACGCGTACGCCGTGTCGCAGGGCAACAAGACCCGGATCATCGGCCCGAACTGCCCGGGTCTGATCACCCCCGGCCAGTCGAACGCCGGCATCATCCCCGGTGACATCACCAAGCCGGGCCGCATCGGTCTCGTCTCGAAGTCCGGCACGCTGACGTACCAGATGATGTACGAGCTGCGTGACATCGGCTTCTCGTCGGCGGTCGGTATCGGTGGCGACCCCGTCATCGGCACCACGCACATCGACGCGCTCGCCGCGTTCGAGGCCGACCCCGACACCGACCTCATCGTCATGATCGGTGAGATCGGTGGCGACGCGGAGGAGCGGGCCGCCGACTTCATCAAGGCGAACGTGAAGAAGCCGGTCGTCGGGTACGTCGCCGGCTTCACCGCGCCCGAGGGCAAGACGATGGGCCACGCCGGTGCCATCGTCTCCGGGTCCTCCGGTACGGCCGCGGCGAAGAAGGAGGCCCTTGAGGCCGCCGGCGTCAAGGTCGGCAAGACGCCGACCGAGACGGCGAAGCTCGCGCGCGAGATCCTTGGCGGCTGA